One stretch of Janibacter limosus DNA includes these proteins:
- a CDS encoding LysR family transcriptional regulator — MIDAAGLRVMRAISEEGSFTAAALALGYSQPAVSQMVKRLEQRTGTVLVEKVGRSVRLTEAGAVLARHAAPVLAALDAAEEEVAAIAGLRAGRVRLMAFPSSSVTLVPRALAAVRAEYPDLSVQFAEAEPPESLTALRSGEVDLAVAFTYDGSDLGRGEDLEGFVVHPLLDEEVRVALPRDHPLAGKETVSMTDLTDEDWIAGCARCRGHLLKIAHDAGFAPKVAFETEDYVAVQGFVAAGLGVALIPDLIRAATSNPDVVIRPLDPQSRRRIHVVTTEDLLKVPAVAATLQALIASAQVALPA, encoded by the coding sequence ATGATCGACGCCGCAGGGCTGCGCGTGATGCGGGCCATCTCCGAGGAGGGCAGCTTCACCGCGGCCGCTCTCGCGCTCGGATACTCCCAGCCCGCCGTCTCCCAGATGGTCAAGCGCCTCGAGCAGCGCACCGGGACCGTCCTGGTCGAGAAGGTCGGCCGCTCGGTCCGGCTCACCGAGGCGGGCGCCGTCCTCGCGCGGCACGCGGCCCCGGTCCTCGCGGCGCTCGATGCCGCCGAGGAGGAGGTCGCTGCGATCGCCGGACTGCGTGCCGGTCGGGTGCGGCTGATGGCCTTCCCCTCCTCCTCCGTCACCCTGGTCCCCCGGGCCCTGGCCGCCGTGCGAGCCGAGTACCCGGACCTGTCCGTGCAGTTCGCCGAGGCCGAGCCGCCGGAGTCGCTGACCGCCCTTCGCTCCGGTGAGGTCGACCTGGCCGTCGCCTTCACCTATGACGGCAGCGACCTGGGTCGGGGCGAGGACCTCGAGGGCTTCGTCGTGCACCCGCTGCTCGACGAGGAGGTGCGCGTCGCCCTCCCGCGCGACCACCCCCTCGCTGGCAAGGAGACGGTCTCGATGACCGACCTCACCGACGAGGACTGGATCGCCGGCTGCGCCCGATGCCGGGGTCACCTGCTCAAGATCGCTCACGACGCCGGCTTCGCCCCCAAGGTCGCCTTCGAGACCGAGGACTACGTCGCGGTGCAGGGCTTCGTCGCGGCCGGTCTGGGCGTCGCGCTCATCCCCGACCTCATCCGCGCCGCGACCTCCAACCCCGATGTCGTCATCCGGCCGCTCGACCCGCAGAGCCGACGACGCATCCACGTCGTGACGACCGAGGACCTGCTCAAGGTGCCCGCCGTCGCCGCGACGCTCCAGGCCCTGATCGCCTCGGCCCAGGTGGCCCTGCCCGCCTGA
- a CDS encoding DUF1611 domain-containing protein, whose amino-acid sequence MTTTHFIPSETTDEQPSAPAEQPTAAMRPGHHTEPIDPVRLRRVLKAYTTRFVAAAIESAGDGYHLELGSDVVPRAGDVVLARVVEIGKHTRLESPVSRRQLLFPGREILVAYGDRYAPDQFLAHVPSSLAPTDLVAGGGLASEVIEMHASIDGATRIEPLGLLADRHGRVTLDRFAPLGSTATLAAPRSEGRPPVIAVFGSSMNSGKSTVLGSIVNGLVGAGLQVAAGKSTGTGAGNDPHHFRDAGASTVLDFTDFGHATTYRLGDQRIREIFVDMVDELAATGPDVVVIEVADGVYQEETRRLLEDPAFHERVDRVVFASQDALGAVAGMQVLDAAGVTTAAVSGVVTSSPLATSEAGQVLSVPVIGTFDLREPHTALSLLPSGHLAS is encoded by the coding sequence ATGACGACGACCCACTTCATCCCGAGCGAGACCACCGACGAGCAGCCGAGCGCGCCCGCCGAGCAGCCGACCGCGGCGATGCGGCCGGGCCACCACACGGAGCCGATCGACCCCGTGCGCCTGCGCCGGGTGCTCAAGGCGTACACCACGCGGTTCGTCGCGGCCGCGATCGAGTCCGCCGGCGACGGCTACCACCTGGAGCTCGGCAGCGACGTCGTCCCGCGGGCCGGTGACGTCGTCCTCGCCCGCGTCGTCGAGATCGGCAAGCACACCCGCCTGGAGAGCCCCGTCTCGCGGCGCCAGCTGCTCTTCCCCGGGCGCGAGATCCTCGTGGCCTACGGCGACCGTTACGCCCCCGACCAGTTCCTCGCCCACGTCCCCTCGTCGCTCGCGCCGACCGACCTCGTCGCCGGTGGCGGCCTCGCCTCCGAGGTCATCGAGATGCACGCGAGCATCGACGGGGCGACCCGGATCGAGCCCCTCGGGCTCCTCGCCGACCGCCACGGGCGGGTCACCCTCGACCGGTTCGCCCCCCTCGGGTCCACCGCCACGCTGGCCGCGCCGAGGAGCGAGGGCCGCCCGCCCGTCATCGCCGTCTTCGGCTCGTCGATGAACTCCGGCAAGTCCACCGTCCTCGGCTCGATCGTCAACGGCCTCGTGGGCGCGGGCCTGCAGGTCGCCGCCGGCAAGTCGACGGGCACCGGGGCGGGCAACGACCCCCACCACTTCCGCGACGCAGGAGCATCGACGGTCCTCGACTTCACCGACTTCGGTCACGCCACGACCTACCGCCTCGGTGACCAGCGGATCCGGGAGATCTTCGTCGACATGGTCGACGAGCTGGCCGCCACCGGCCCCGACGTCGTCGTCATCGAGGTCGCCGACGGCGTCTACCAGGAGGAGACGCGTCGCCTCCTCGAGGACCCGGCCTTCCACGAGCGGGTCGACCGCGTCGTCTTCGCCTCGCAGGACGCGCTCGGTGCCGTCGCGGGCATGCAGGTGCTCGACGCGGCCGGCGTCACGACCGCCGCCGTCTCGGGCGTCGTCACGTCGTCCCCCCTGGCCACCAGCGAGGCCGGCCAGGTCCTCTCCGTCCCCGTCATCGGCACCTTCGACCTGCGCGAGCCGCACACCGCGCTCAGCCTGCTGCCGAGCGGTCACCTCGCATCGTGA
- a CDS encoding ABC transporter transmembrane domain-containing protein, whose amino-acid sequence MTDDTEQLEAETTPPMPPLLRGHRRGVMALLVATALAHSACAVGVGLLVGVLLADVGQPTSAVLTDLAVLVLALLGLGATRYVDRVAAERLGQDYVQELRRGLVGHAMTSASAPSLGITIARSSNDLASVRNWVSLGIAPIIALVPLAVGCLAALLVVAWQLALVVALPLVVLVIVFVLISGPAYERARELRRHRGSLAARVADTVTAAPGIAAAGGVERELRAIDRTGSRVVDAAVHRSRTAGALRAVALVAPVAGSAGAATLGALGVVSTAAVAVALTIIGIIAGPVSEMGRVVEYRQNHRAARRIIAPLLAESSPESTSPVHDPAPSAGGRVLVSGLQVDDRPLPGLRAQPGERVLVRSTAPWHAREILDQLVLPSRDGRTSVCVDGKDLAHTGPKNRRRRVGHARVGARLERGAISRAVRYRRPDLDEGEGAAALAAVGLAERVAALPQGERTSLRRGGEPLTRQEIARLWIARAMLGQPALLVLDHVDDDLGTDGRAMLRRQLADYPGVVVLATDRPDEVLDAEQGWREWGLQD is encoded by the coding sequence GTGACCGACGACACCGAGCAGCTCGAGGCCGAGACCACCCCGCCGATGCCTCCGCTCCTGCGTGGGCACCGGCGGGGCGTCATGGCCCTCCTCGTCGCGACGGCCCTGGCCCACAGCGCCTGCGCCGTGGGCGTCGGGCTGCTCGTCGGGGTGCTGCTCGCTGACGTCGGGCAACCCACCTCCGCGGTGCTCACGGACCTGGCGGTCCTGGTGCTGGCCCTCCTGGGTCTCGGTGCCACCCGCTACGTCGACCGGGTCGCGGCCGAGCGGCTGGGACAGGACTATGTGCAGGAGCTCCGCCGCGGCCTCGTCGGCCACGCGATGACGTCGGCCTCGGCCCCCTCGCTCGGCATCACGATCGCCCGCTCCAGCAACGACCTGGCCAGTGTGCGCAACTGGGTCTCCCTCGGCATCGCACCGATCATCGCCCTGGTCCCGCTCGCCGTCGGGTGCCTCGCCGCGCTGCTGGTCGTCGCGTGGCAGCTCGCGCTCGTCGTCGCCCTGCCGCTGGTCGTGCTGGTCATCGTCTTCGTGCTCATCTCGGGCCCGGCCTACGAGCGGGCCCGCGAGCTGCGCCGTCACCGAGGCTCGCTGGCCGCCCGGGTCGCCGACACCGTGACCGCCGCGCCGGGCATCGCCGCCGCCGGTGGTGTCGAGCGTGAGCTGCGCGCCATCGACCGGACCGGGTCCAGGGTGGTCGACGCCGCCGTGCACCGGTCGCGGACCGCTGGGGCCCTGCGCGCCGTGGCGCTGGTCGCCCCGGTCGCCGGCTCGGCGGGCGCTGCCACGCTGGGTGCACTGGGAGTGGTCAGCACCGCGGCCGTCGCCGTGGCACTGACGATCATCGGCATCATCGCCGGGCCGGTCTCCGAGATGGGACGTGTCGTGGAGTACCGGCAGAACCACCGGGCGGCCCGCCGCATCATCGCGCCCCTGCTCGCGGAGAGCAGCCCCGAGTCGACCTCACCGGTGCACGACCCCGCGCCGAGCGCGGGTGGGCGGGTCCTCGTCAGCGGGCTGCAGGTCGACGACCGGCCGCTGCCGGGGCTCAGGGCCCAGCCGGGGGAGCGCGTCCTGGTGCGCAGCACCGCTCCGTGGCACGCGCGGGAGATCCTCGACCAGCTCGTCCTGCCCTCTCGCGATGGCCGGACCAGTGTCTGCGTCGACGGCAAGGACCTCGCCCACACCGGTCCCAAGAACCGCCGCCGCCGCGTCGGCCATGCCCGGGTCGGCGCGCGCCTGGAGCGGGGTGCCATCAGCCGCGCGGTGCGCTACCGCAGACCCGACCTCGACGAAGGGGAGGGCGCTGCGGCTCTCGCCGCGGTCGGCCTGGCCGAGCGGGTGGCCGCGCTGCCGCAGGGTGAGCGGACCTCCCTTCGCCGTGGTGGTGAACCGCTGACGCGGCAGGAGATCGCTCGGCTGTGGATCGCCCGGGCCATGCTCGGTCAGCCGGCACTCCTCGTCCTCGACCACGTCGACGACGACCTGGGCACGGACGGACGGGCCATGCTGCGCCGGCAGCTCGCGGACTACCCGGGTGTGGTCGTCCTCGCGACGGACCGCCCGGACGAGGTGCTGGACGCCGAGCAGGGCTGGCGGGAGTGGGGCCTGCAGGACTGA